The following are encoded in a window of Mycobacterium sp. ELW1 genomic DNA:
- a CDS encoding low molecular weight protein-tyrosine-phosphatase, with protein sequence MSDQVPLIHVTFVCSGNICRSPMAEKMFAHQIEQRGLGQLVRVSSGGTGDWHAGDPADARANAVLRDHGYPTEHSAAQVSDDHLSADLVVALGRNHLRMLTHLGVEPDRVRLLRSFDPRSGAHADDVEDPYYGGPADFEETFTVIDAALPGLHAWVDQRLSGEGLTG encoded by the coding sequence GTGTCTGATCAGGTCCCGCTCATCCACGTGACGTTCGTCTGCTCGGGCAACATCTGCCGCTCGCCGATGGCCGAGAAGATGTTCGCCCACCAGATCGAGCAGCGTGGCCTGGGGCAGCTGGTCCGGGTTTCCAGTGGCGGAACCGGCGACTGGCATGCCGGTGATCCGGCGGACGCACGCGCCAACGCCGTCCTGCGCGACCACGGGTATCCGACCGAGCACAGCGCGGCGCAGGTGAGCGACGATCATCTGTCCGCCGACCTCGTGGTCGCGCTGGGACGCAACCACCTGCGGATGCTGACCCACCTCGGGGTGGAGCCGGACCGGGTGCGGCTGCTGCGCTCGTTCGACCCCCGCTCGGGTGCGCATGCCGACGACGTCGAAGACCCGTACTACGGCGGCCCGGCGGATTTCGAGGAGACGTTCACCGTCATCGACGCCGCCCTGCCGGGTCTGCATGCCTGGGTCGACCAGCGGCTGTCCGGAGAGGGTCTGACCGGCTGA
- a CDS encoding HAD-IA family hydrolase — MTSTASDTRPQLVIFDLDGTLTDSAEGIVASFRHALAAVGADAPGGDLTGRIVGPPMHQTLSGLGLGERADEAIAAYRADYTSRGWAMNSLFDGIPQLLADLQAAGVRLAVATSKAEPTAQRILEHFELAGYFDVIAGASVDGVRSSKADVLAHALGQLQPLPERVIMVGDRAHDVEGAAEHGIDTVVVGWGYGADDFREPQLAQAAAAHVPTVTALREVLGV; from the coding sequence GTGACCAGCACGGCTTCCGACACCCGCCCGCAGTTGGTGATCTTCGATCTCGACGGCACCCTCACCGACTCGGCAGAGGGCATCGTGGCCAGCTTCCGGCATGCGCTGGCCGCGGTTGGAGCCGATGCACCCGGCGGCGATCTGACCGGCCGGATCGTCGGCCCCCCGATGCATCAGACGCTGAGCGGACTCGGCCTCGGCGAGCGCGCCGACGAGGCGATCGCGGCCTACCGGGCCGACTACACCAGCCGGGGCTGGGCGATGAACAGCCTGTTCGACGGCATTCCGCAGCTGCTGGCCGACCTGCAGGCGGCCGGAGTGCGCCTGGCGGTCGCGACCTCGAAGGCCGAGCCCACCGCGCAGCGGATCCTCGAGCACTTCGAGCTGGCCGGCTACTTCGATGTGATCGCCGGCGCCAGTGTCGACGGGGTCCGCTCCAGCAAGGCCGACGTGCTTGCCCATGCGCTGGGTCAGCTCCAGCCGTTGCCCGAGCGGGTGATCATGGTCGGCGACCGCGCCCACGACGTGGAGGGTGCCGCCGAGCACGGCATCGACACGGTTGTGGTGGGCTGGGGCTATGGCGCCGACGACTTCCGCGAACCGCAGCTGGCGCAGGCCGCGGCCGCCCATGTTCCGACCGTGACCGCGCTGCGCGAGGTGCTCGGTGTCTGA
- a CDS encoding Nif3-like dinuclear metal center hexameric protein, whose amino-acid sequence MEHTAAGVKLAEIIAVLDDAYPPGLAQSWDSVGLVCGDPDDVVDSVTVAVDATAEVAATVGSRGLLLAHHPLLLRGVDTVAASTPKGGLIHRLIRAGAALFTAHTNADSANPGVSDALAEVLGLTVDGVLDPISAGSDIDKWVIFVPTADATAVRDAVFAAGAGHIGDYSHCSWSVAGAGQFLPLDGAAPAIGTIGSLERVDEDRVEVVAPARLRAQVLAAVRASHPYEEPAFDVLPLAALPTGVGIGRIGTLAEPLRFADFVARVGSVLPQTTWGVRAAGDPDAVVSRVAVCGGAGDSLLSAAAAAGVDAYVTADLRHHPADEHRRGSDVALVDVAHWASEYPWCPQAAAVLHDHFGAALPVRVCDLRTDPWNIESPKGIS is encoded by the coding sequence GTGGAACACACGGCGGCGGGCGTCAAACTGGCGGAGATCATCGCCGTGCTCGACGACGCCTACCCGCCTGGTCTCGCACAGAGCTGGGACTCCGTCGGCCTGGTGTGCGGCGATCCCGACGACGTCGTCGACTCGGTGACGGTGGCTGTGGACGCCACCGCGGAGGTCGCCGCGACGGTCGGCTCGCGGGGTCTGTTGCTGGCGCACCATCCGTTGCTCCTGCGCGGAGTGGACACCGTGGCGGCCAGCACGCCCAAGGGCGGGTTGATCCACCGGCTCATCCGGGCCGGTGCCGCGCTGTTCACCGCGCACACCAACGCCGACTCGGCGAACCCGGGAGTGTCCGACGCGCTGGCCGAAGTCCTCGGGCTGACGGTCGACGGCGTGCTCGACCCGATCAGCGCGGGCTCCGACATCGACAAATGGGTGATCTTCGTCCCGACCGCCGACGCGACCGCCGTCCGCGACGCCGTGTTCGCCGCGGGTGCGGGCCACATCGGCGACTATTCGCACTGCAGCTGGAGCGTGGCAGGCGCCGGGCAGTTCCTGCCGCTCGACGGGGCGGCACCGGCGATCGGAACGATCGGATCCCTCGAGCGGGTGGACGAGGACCGCGTGGAGGTGGTGGCCCCGGCCCGGCTGCGGGCCCAGGTGCTGGCCGCTGTTCGCGCGTCCCACCCGTACGAGGAACCGGCGTTCGACGTGCTACCCCTGGCCGCTCTGCCGACCGGGGTGGGCATCGGCCGGATCGGGACGCTGGCCGAGCCGCTGCGATTCGCCGATTTCGTCGCCCGCGTCGGCTCGGTACTGCCGCAGACGACGTGGGGGGTTCGGGCAGCGGGGGATCCGGACGCCGTGGTGAGCCGGGTGGCGGTGTGCGGTGGAGCCGGCGACTCACTGCTGAGCGCGGCCGCCGCCGCGGGCGTGGACGCCTACGTCACCGCCGACCTGCGCCACCATCCGGCCGACGAGCACCGCCGTGGCAGTGACGTTGCATTGGTCGATGTCGCGCACTGGGCCAGCGAGTATCCGTGGTGCCCACAGGCCGCCGCGGTACTGCACGACCATTTCGGGGCAGCGCTACCGGTCCGCGTCTGCGACCTGCGCACCGATCCGTGGAACATCGAATCACCGAAAGGCATTTCGTGA
- a CDS encoding C4-type zinc ribbon domain-containing protein translates to MKAELAQQRSLLELAELDAELARLAHRAANLAEQQEYDTALGEQRASADRLAALAIAIEDIDGQVARFESEIDGVRQREDRDRKLLDSGTVNPKQLEELQHELETLERRQASLEDSLLEVMERREQLAAEQAEEQAKAGALQANLTTAGHNRDEALSDVERVRGDRGARRDAIVAGLDPGLIALYERQRTTSGVGAARLLGRRCGACRIELDRGELARISAAPEDEVIRCPECQAILLRIGGA, encoded by the coding sequence GTGAAAGCTGAACTGGCACAGCAACGGTCGCTTCTGGAGCTGGCCGAGCTGGATGCCGAGTTGGCGCGGCTGGCCCATCGGGCGGCCAACCTGGCCGAGCAACAGGAATACGACACGGCCCTGGGTGAGCAGCGGGCGTCCGCCGACCGGCTGGCCGCCCTGGCGATCGCGATCGAGGACATCGACGGCCAGGTGGCCCGATTCGAGTCCGAGATCGACGGTGTGCGCCAGCGTGAGGACCGGGACCGCAAACTGCTGGACTCCGGCACCGTCAACCCCAAGCAGCTCGAGGAATTGCAGCACGAACTCGAGACACTGGAGCGCAGACAGGCCAGCCTGGAGGACTCGCTGCTCGAAGTGATGGAACGCCGCGAGCAGCTGGCCGCTGAGCAAGCCGAGGAGCAGGCGAAAGCCGGAGCGCTGCAAGCCAATCTGACCACTGCCGGACACAACCGCGACGAAGCGCTGTCCGATGTCGAACGGGTGCGCGGCGATCGCGGAGCCCGGCGCGACGCGATCGTGGCCGGGCTCGACCCGGGCCTGATCGCGCTCTACGAGCGGCAGCGGACCACATCCGGTGTCGGCGCCGCACGGCTGCTGGGCCGGCGCTGCGGAGCCTGCCGCATCGAGCTGGATCGCGGTGAGCTGGCCAGGATTTCGGCGGCGCCGGAGGACGAGGTGATCCGCTGCCCCGAGTGTCAGGCGATCCTGCTGCGCATCGGCGGGGCGTAG
- a CDS encoding bifunctional RNase H/acid phosphatase: MRVLIEADGGSRGNPGPAGYGCVVWSADHQSVLAEHGQAIGITTNNVAEYRGLIAGLEEARRLGADEVAVSMDSKLVVEQMSGRWKVKHAAMAELHQQARALASTFDSVTYQWIPREANSYADRLANEAMDRGQQTTVADPPAGAVAVPPAAWTGNQGAPTRMLLLRHGQTEFSRQRRYSGRGNPELTDTGRRQAEAAANYVAGGGGVDVVISSPLQRAYDTASAAAKALGLQVTVDDELIETDFGAWEGLTFAEARERDPELHGRWLRDTGLRPPDGESFVDVEERIQRVRTRIIAEHPGSTVLVVSHVTPIKTLLRLALDAGPSILHRLHLDLASLSIAEFYPDGGASVRLVNQTSYLA, from the coding sequence GTGCGCGTTCTCATCGAGGCCGACGGCGGGTCCCGGGGCAACCCCGGCCCGGCGGGCTACGGCTGTGTCGTGTGGTCGGCCGATCATCAGAGCGTGCTGGCCGAGCACGGTCAGGCGATCGGCATCACCACCAACAACGTCGCCGAATACCGCGGGCTGATCGCAGGCTTGGAGGAGGCCCGCCGCCTCGGGGCCGACGAGGTTGCCGTGTCGATGGATTCGAAGCTCGTCGTGGAGCAGATGTCCGGACGGTGGAAGGTCAAGCACGCCGCGATGGCCGAGCTGCACCAGCAGGCGCGCGCACTGGCCTCGACGTTCGATTCGGTGACCTACCAATGGATTCCGCGCGAGGCGAACTCCTACGCCGACCGGCTGGCCAACGAGGCCATGGACCGCGGACAGCAGACAACCGTGGCCGACCCGCCGGCCGGTGCGGTCGCCGTACCGCCTGCGGCGTGGACCGGCAACCAGGGCGCGCCGACCCGCATGCTGCTGTTGCGGCACGGCCAGACCGAATTCTCCCGGCAGCGAAGGTATTCGGGCCGCGGCAACCCTGAACTCACCGACACCGGCCGACGCCAGGCCGAGGCCGCCGCGAACTACGTGGCCGGGGGCGGCGGCGTCGACGTGGTGATCAGCTCACCGTTGCAGCGCGCCTACGACACCGCGTCGGCCGCTGCCAAGGCGTTGGGCCTGCAGGTGACGGTCGACGATGAGCTGATCGAGACGGACTTCGGCGCCTGGGAAGGCCTGACGTTCGCCGAGGCCAGAGAGCGCGACCCGGAGCTGCACGGCCGTTGGCTGCGAGACACCGGTCTGCGCCCGCCGGACGGGGAGAGCTTCGTCGACGTCGAGGAGCGGATCCAGCGGGTCCGCACCCGCATCATCGCCGAGCATCCGGGCTCCACCGTGCTGGTGGTGTCGCACGTGACGCCGATCAAGACGCTGCTGCGGCTGGCGCTCGACGCCGGGCCGAGCATCCTGCACCGGTTGCACCTCGACCTCGCGTCGCTGAGCATCGCGGAGTTCTATCCCGACGGCGGCGCCTCGGTGCGGCTGGTGAACCAGACGTCGTATCTGGCCTGA
- a CDS encoding XRE family transcriptional regulator, with protein MQANDDVDLRVRRRLRELRGRLGLTLEDVASRAGIDVSTLSRLESGKRRLALDHLPRLAAALSVSADELLGAPPATDPRVRAASHTRHLVTYWPLTRHSGAGGPQAFKIRINPRRRTPPADLPTHEGQEWLYVLSGRLQLILGEQHFVIEPGEAVEFSTWTPHWFGAVDGPVEAIILFGPHGERVHMRD; from the coding sequence ATGCAGGCAAATGATGACGTCGATCTGCGAGTGCGCAGGCGGCTGCGGGAGTTACGTGGCCGGCTCGGTCTGACGCTGGAGGATGTCGCATCCCGGGCCGGTATCGACGTCTCCACGCTGAGCCGGCTGGAATCCGGCAAGCGCCGGCTGGCCCTCGATCACCTGCCCCGGCTGGCCGCGGCGCTCTCGGTCAGTGCCGACGAGCTGCTCGGCGCACCCCCGGCCACCGACCCCCGGGTGCGGGCGGCGTCGCACACCCGGCATCTGGTCACGTACTGGCCGCTGACCCGCCACAGCGGGGCGGGCGGCCCGCAGGCCTTCAAAATCCGGATCAACCCGCGTCGGCGCACCCCGCCGGCCGACTTGCCCACTCATGAAGGGCAGGAATGGCTTTACGTGCTGTCCGGGCGCCTGCAACTGATCCTCGGCGAGCAGCATTTCGTCATCGAACCCGGTGAGGCTGTGGAGTTCAGCACCTGGACACCACATTGGTTCGGCGCCGTCGACGGTCCGGTGGAGGCGATCATCCTGTTCGGCCCGCACGGCGAACGGGTGCACATGCGGGATTAG
- a CDS encoding class I SAM-dependent methyltransferase, which yields MTADHHTHWETRYAEKPRIWSGQPNARLAEIVEPLTGSRALDLGCGEGGDAMWLAEHGWHVVAVDVSTTALARAAEDAAARGVADRIDFQQHDLTQTLPEGPFDLVSAHFFHTTLEMDRPAILRRAATTVAPGGTLLIVDHGGAPSWAPEEIQHHEFPAPEEVLAGLALDDTEWERVRVGAAQRDVVGPEGQHATLDDNIIQLRRK from the coding sequence ATGACTGCTGATCACCACACTCACTGGGAGACGCGCTACGCGGAGAAGCCGCGGATCTGGAGTGGGCAGCCCAACGCGCGCCTTGCCGAAATCGTCGAGCCGCTGACCGGTTCGCGCGCACTGGATCTGGGCTGCGGCGAGGGTGGCGACGCGATGTGGCTGGCCGAGCACGGCTGGCACGTCGTCGCCGTCGACGTGTCCACCACCGCCCTGGCCCGTGCTGCGGAAGATGCGGCAGCACGAGGAGTGGCCGACCGCATCGACTTTCAGCAGCACGACCTGACCCAGACGCTGCCCGAGGGGCCCTTCGATCTGGTGTCGGCGCACTTCTTCCACACCACCCTGGAGATGGACCGGCCCGCGATTCTGCGCCGCGCGGCGACGACGGTGGCGCCCGGCGGAACGCTGCTGATCGTCGACCACGGGGGAGCACCGTCGTGGGCGCCGGAAGAGATCCAGCACCACGAATTCCCGGCTCCCGAAGAGGTGCTGGCCGGCCTGGCCCTCGACGACACCGAGTGGGAGAGGGTCCGGGTGGGGGCCGCCCAGCGCGACGTGGTCGGGCCCGAAGGCCAGCACGCCACCCTGGACGACAACATCATCCAGCTGCGCCGCAAATGA
- a CDS encoding CYTH and CHAD domain-containing protein — MGSGTAGKNRHVEVERKFDVPAGATLPSFDGLSAVARVERQPAQSLDAVYFDTPGRDLNAHRITLRRRTGGPDAGWHLKLPAGPDARTEVHAPLDSSPEGGESVPIDLLDVVLAVVRDRPLAPVARISTTRNVVLLYDGDGAALAEFCDDEVSAWALGAGGEAGEEQRWHEWELELTDGEMDGGRDLLKRLGNRLLDAGAVPAGHGSKLAKVLETAGTAAEVSDEDDASRDPVHQAVAEQVGELLVWDRAVRADTYDSVHQMRVISRKIRSLLQASEDSFGLSDDAWILDELRQLAGVLGVARDAEVLAERYEAALAALPADLVRGPVYERLVSGAQRSYQAGLRRSLSAMRSTRYFRLLDALEALVAAQPPQAAPGEEPKPVSIDSAYKRVNKAAKNAAQATEDRDEALHRIRKGAKRLRYVAAATGEPKVSDRAKTIQTLLGDHQDSVVSRTHLAQQSLAAHAAGEDTFTYGLLYQQEDDLANRCREQLDDALSALRKTFKKSH, encoded by the coding sequence ATGGGTTCGGGTACTGCAGGCAAGAATCGCCATGTCGAGGTGGAGCGCAAGTTCGACGTCCCCGCGGGGGCGACGCTGCCGTCGTTCGACGGGCTCTCGGCGGTGGCGCGCGTGGAGCGCCAACCCGCGCAGTCGCTCGACGCCGTGTACTTCGACACCCCGGGGCGCGACCTCAATGCCCATCGGATCACGCTGCGCCGCCGTACCGGCGGCCCCGATGCGGGCTGGCACCTGAAGCTGCCCGCCGGGCCTGACGCGCGAACCGAGGTGCACGCGCCGCTGGACAGCTCCCCCGAGGGCGGCGAGTCGGTGCCCATCGATCTGCTCGACGTCGTGCTCGCGGTGGTACGGGACCGCCCGCTGGCCCCGGTGGCCCGGATCTCGACGACGCGCAACGTGGTGCTGCTCTACGACGGGGACGGCGCGGCGCTCGCCGAGTTCTGCGACGACGAGGTGAGCGCGTGGGCGCTCGGGGCCGGCGGCGAGGCCGGGGAGGAACAGCGCTGGCATGAGTGGGAGCTGGAGCTGACCGACGGTGAGATGGACGGCGGGCGCGACCTACTGAAGCGGCTGGGCAATCGGCTGCTCGACGCCGGGGCGGTGCCGGCGGGCCACGGATCGAAACTGGCGAAGGTGCTGGAGACGGCGGGTACGGCAGCGGAGGTGTCCGACGAGGACGACGCGTCCCGCGATCCGGTGCACCAGGCGGTCGCCGAGCAGGTCGGCGAGCTGCTGGTGTGGGACCGCGCGGTGCGCGCCGACACCTACGACTCGGTCCATCAGATGCGGGTGATCTCCCGCAAGATCCGCAGCTTGTTGCAAGCGTCCGAGGACTCCTTCGGGTTGAGCGATGACGCCTGGATCCTCGACGAGTTGCGCCAGCTGGCCGGTGTGCTGGGTGTCGCCCGCGACGCCGAGGTGCTCGCCGAACGGTACGAGGCCGCGCTGGCCGCCCTGCCGGCCGACTTGGTCCGCGGCCCGGTGTACGAACGTCTGGTGTCCGGGGCTCAGCGCAGCTATCAGGCCGGCCTGCGGCGCTCGCTGAGCGCGATGCGCTCGACTCGGTACTTCCGGCTGCTCGACGCGCTGGAGGCACTGGTGGCCGCGCAACCGCCACAGGCGGCACCGGGTGAGGAGCCCAAACCGGTCAGCATCGACTCGGCGTACAAGCGGGTGAACAAGGCGGCCAAGAACGCCGCGCAGGCCACCGAGGACCGCGACGAGGCACTGCACCGAATTCGCAAGGGCGCCAAGCGACTCCGGTACGTCGCCGCGGCCACCGGCGAGCCCAAGGTGTCGGACCGGGCCAAGACCATCCAGACTCTGCTCGGCGATCACCAGGACAGTGTGGTCAGCCGCACGCATCTGGCCCAGCAGTCGCTGGCAGCGCACGCCGCGGGCGAGGACACCTTCACCTACGGCCTGCTCTATCAGCAGGAGGACGACCTCGCGAACCGCTGCCGCGAACAGCTCGACGATGCGCTGAGCGCACTACGGAAGACGTTCAAGAAATCGCACTAG